In [Phormidium] sp. ETS-05, the genomic window TTAATTTATCGGTTGATGTAGATTATTTGTAGGTCAAATATATGGCAGTTGATTTGAAGAGTATGGATTTCCCGAAACGGGGAATGCCGGTGACTATTATTACAGGCTTTTTGGGCAGTGGCAAAACCACGCTACTCAACCACATTCTGCAAAATCGCCAAGATTTGAAGGTGGCGGTGTTGGTAAATGAGTTTGGGGATATTAATATCGACAGTCAGCTTTTAGTGACTGTGGATACGGATATGTTAGAATTGAGTAATGGCTGTATTTGCTGCACGATTAATGATAGTTTAGTGGATGCGGTGTACAGCGTGCTGGAACGGAGCGATCGGATTGACTATCTGGTGGTAGAAACTACCGGTGTGGCGGACCCCCTGCCCATTGCCTTGACTTTCCTGGGGACGGAGTTGCGGGATTTGACTCGCCTCGATTCGATTCTGACTTTGGTGGATGCGGAAACCTTCACCCCGGCTCATTTCGACAGTTCGGCAGCTTTCAATCAAATTGCTTACGGCGATATTATTCTGCTGAACAAAACTGATTTGGCGACGCCAGAGCAAGTGGCAGATCTGGAGGATTATATCGCCACCGTGAAGGCGGGGGCAAGGATTCTCCACTCCCAACATGGTAAGGTGCCGCTGCCCCTAATTCTGGATGTGGGTTTGTCTGATTCTGACATATATTCACAGGTGGAGGAATCGGAAGAAGAACATCATCACGAACATCATCACGAACATCATCACGAACATGGGGAAGAATGCACCCACGAACACCATCACGAACACCATCACCATCATTCCCACCACTTAGAGAATGATGGTTTTGTGTCGGTTTCGTTCCAGAGCGATCGGCCATTCTTGGTGGATAAGTTTGAGTGGTTTTTACAGGAGGAAATGCCCACAGATGTTTTTCGGGCTAAGGGATTGCTGTGGTTCAAAGAAAGTCCAGACAGGCAGGTGTTTCAGCTCAGCGGCAAGCGGTTTGAGATTCAGGCGGATGATTGGCTACAGCAAAAGAGCAACCAGCTTGTGTTTATCGGGCGGAATTTGAATGCCACTGTGATTCGAGAGCAACTGGAGGCTTGTCTTGAACCGTTGCCCTCACCCCAAACCCCTCTCCCAAAAAGGTAGGGGCAATGAGCAAAGAATTTAATCAATCCCGTCATGCCAAAGCGAATAATCCCCTGTTTGGGCGACAATGATAACGATTATCATTATAGTTCTACCTCAAGACCCTATCCGCGTCTTGGCGAACCATAGTCGCCGGTTGGAGGGACGGGGATTTCTTGTGATGCACCCGATCGCTCCGACTAATGACTCCTAACCTAAACTCACTGATGATTTTATGAATTTCACCAAGCGACAAATTGAGGTAATCTGCGATCGCCCAATCTCATTACCTCCTGTATCTGAAGCCGAGATGCAGCAAGCGGTTCGCACCCTTCTGTTAGGTATGGGCGAAGACCCCGATCGCGAAGGATTGCGCGACACGCCAAAACGAGTGGTTAAAGCCCTGAAATTCCTTACCTCTGGCTACCATCAATCCTTAGATGAACTACTCAATGGGGCAGTTTTCCACGAAGACACCAACGAGATGGTATTAGTGCGGGACATCGATCTGTTTAGCTCCTGCGAACACCATATCTTACCGATTTTAGGACGGGCTCATGTTGCCTACATCCCCAATGGCAAAGTGATTGGGTTATCTAAAATTGCCCGCATCTGCGAAATGTATGCCCGTCGTCTGCAAGTGCAAGAACGGTTAACCCAACAAATTGCCGATGCCCTGCAAGGCTTACTCAAACCTCAAGGGGTAGCGGTTGTGGTGGAAGCCACTCATATGTGTATGGTGATGCGCGGAGTGCAAAAGCCCGGTTCTTGGACTGTCACCAGTTCCATGCAGGGGGTGTTTGCCAATGATGCCAAAACCCGTCAGGAATTTATGAATCTGATTCGTCACAGTCCATCTTTTCATTAACTAATTAAAATATTCAGCCCATGACTGCCCCTACTATAATTGCTGTGGCTGGAGCCTCCGGCAGCGGTAAAACCACTTGGATTAGCCAAGAGTTGGAGAGAAAAAGTCCGGCAGCCTGTGTTTATATTTGCCCTGGACTTGGAGAGGTGTCTGTAGATTTAGCTCTGATTGGCTATTGCTACCCCAAGGTGAAGGTGTTATCGGAAAGCCAAATTCCGTTGGTGCAGATGTTGCCTGAAGATACGGTCATCTTCTTAGAGATTGGTTTTCATCTGAATTTAAACATCCCCTTTCTCTCCAGCTTCCCTTGCCATCGTGTGGCGGTGGTTCCTCCTGACCTTCAGCAGTCTGAGTGGCATGATTGGGCTTTGGAGCTAGTTCCGGGTAATGCCATTGCTACACCAAATATGGCGAATCCCCCCCAGGTTTGGTGTACGTCTTTGACTGGGCAGGTGTTTGACGCCCCGAGTCTGGATGAAATACTGATTGAGATTACCGGAGGAGCCTACGGAAACGTACATAGGTTAAAGGGCATTTTTGAATTGCCCGATGGTCGAGCCTTTTTCGTGGACTTTGTGCAGGGGTCAAAAGGAATTGCCTACCGGGAATTGCCCATTCCCCTCTGGCTAGAGGGACGACCCGATCGCCCCAGTGGAATTGAAGTCATCGGCTGGCAACTGGAGCTTCAGGCGATCGCCCAAGCAATATTGGATAGTTGTTTGTCCGCAGCGGCGATCGACTATTACCAGGAGCAGTACAAAACCTTAAACCAGGAAGAAGAGCCAATCACATGAAACTCGCGGTTATTTCCTGCATCCACGGTAACTTTGAAGCCCTGAATGCAGTGTTATCAGATATCGACAGTCAAAAAGCCGACCAGATTTACTGCCTAGGGGATTTGGTAGGCTATGGGCCTCATCCTAATGAGGTGGTGGAAATGATTCGTTCTCTAGACATCCCCACCTGTCAAGGCTGTTGGGATGAGGACATTGTGGAAGGTCTGAATGCCTGCGAGTGCAGTTATCCGTCCCAATTAGCCGAGAAGCGGAGCCGACTTGCCCATGAATGGACGAATCAAGTGATTAAGCCAGAAGTGCGGGTAGCTCTAGCTCAACTGCCCATGTCCCTGCGCCAGGGGAACCTCTGCTTTGTTCATGGTAGCCCCAATAGCCAGCATGAGTATCTATTACCCAGTATGGATGGCTTTGCGGCGTTGGAACGGGTGCTATCCACAGAGGCAGATGTGCTGTTTTGTGGGCATACCCATGTGCCATATGTCCGGGAGTTGGAAAATGCCACCCTAAAGGTGACGGTACACAACCCCGGACAGTCCAAAACTCAACATCACTTTACCACTCCCCTCAAGCGGATTGTTAATGCCGGTTCTGTGGGAGAGCCGCGTCACGGAAGACCTAATGCTACTTATGTTCTCTATGATACGGAAACTACTCAGGTGACGATGCGAGAAGTACCCTACGATTATCAAAAGACTTGTGCGGCAATTATTGAAAGTGGACTTCCGGCTATCTTTGCGTGGCGGTTGGCGCGAGGAATGGAATTTGCGGAGCGAGCGGACGACCCGGATCATGTTTGCCAGCGTTAGCCCGGATAAAGCAAATGTATGCGGCGGTGAAGAGGGGAGTCGCAAGTGACAATTAAATAAAGGAGAATATACCGGATGAACCAGTGGGCAATTTTAAGCGGTATTGAAGGGAATTTGGCGGCATTAGAAGCCGTCATGGCCAATATTCGGCCATCGAGCCGGGGTGTAAGCGATCTCTATATTCTGGGAGATGTGGTAGGTTTGCGCGGAAATAACCGAGCGGTAATCGAGCGGTTGCAATCTCCCCGACGGGGGGAGCCGCAACCCCTGGTTTGTACTGGTTGGTGGGAAGAACAGTGTTTTAGCCTGCACGGACTAAGCGGTTTACCCGATGCTCCAGAGTTGATGGCTAAGTTTGGCGGCGATGGGGTACAACGCCTCTGGGAGTCCTTATCGCGATCGGATGTGCAGTGGTTGCGATCGCAGCCAGGAGGCTTTCACGAACTAGATTGCCTGCTGATTCATGGTAGCACCGTCAGCTATGCCGATGAGCTAACACCGGATACACCAGCGATTCAGTTGTGCGATCGCCTGATTCGCGCTGATGCCAATACCCTGTTTTGTGGGCGATCGGGTTTGTGCTTTAAATGCGTAGTAGAACCGAGTCAGTTGCGCTCTACCGTCATCACCCTAGATGGCACCCAAGAACCCCAAGAACAGGGCAAAACCCCTCGTCGCGTGGTGGGGGTTGGCTCTGTGGGACGCAACCCCGGACAGGCTACTTACACCTTATATAACCCTGGCAACAACAGTGTCACCTTCAAAACCGTCGCCTACAACAATGTCAAAGACCCATGCTATAGATAGACCGACTCCTACATCTGTTTAACTATCTCTTAAAACCCTAACTATTCTACAGTCATGCTAAGTCAAATCAAGCCCCCACCTCCCTTGGAAAACTTGCTCAAAACCGAGCCAGAAAAGTTGCGGCGACTTCGCCACACCTGCGCTCACATCCTAGCGATGGCAGTGCAAAAACTATTCCCCGAAACCAAAGTCACCATTGGCCCCACCACCGATACCGGATTTTACTACGACTTTGACCGAAAAGAACCCTTTACGCCGGAGGAAGACTTAGAGCAAATAAACCTGGAGATGAAACGCCTCATCAAAGCTAACTTACCCGTAATTCGGGAGGAAGTAAATCGAGAGCAAATTCGGGGAGAAATTCAGCAGTTAAACGAACCTTATAAGTGGGAAATTCTGGATAAAATTCCCGCCACAGAACCCATTACTCGCTATTTTATTGGTAGCCCAGATATGGGGCGGACGAATCATCCCGAAGTCGAACCTTCTCTGATTTCGCCAGCGGTCATTCCCCCCAAGAATTTTGGTGGGATTTATGTGCCGGACCGCACCTGAACTCTACGGGCGAAATTAATCCAGATGCTTTCGCGTTAGAAAGTGTAGCCGGAGCTTATTGGCGAGGAGATGAAACCTTACCGCAACTGCAACGAATTTATGGCACTGCTTGGGAAACCCCAGAACAACTAGAATATTATTGGCAGCAAAAAGAAGAAGCCAAAAAACGCGATCACCGCAAGTTAGGACAGGAGTTGGATTTATTTAGCATCCAAGAAGATGCCGGAGTTTAGTATTTTGGCATCCTAAAGGCTCAAGAATACGCCTATTAATTGAGGACTACTGGCGACAAGCACATCTGCAAGATTGGTGATGAGTTGTTGTACAGTCCCCACCTTGCTAATTTGGATTTGTGGGAAACTTTTGGTCACTATGATTTTGACCGAGAAAATATGTTTGACCAGATAGAGATTGAGAAGCAATTTTATCAATTAAAGCCGATGAATTGCCCCTTTCATGTGTTAACATATCAAAGCCATTTGCACTCTTATCGAGAGTTGCCAATTCGCTGGGCAGAGTTAGGCACCGTTTATCGGTATGAACGCTCTGGGGTATTACATGGATTGATGCGAGTGCGGGGGTTTACTCAAGATGATGCCCATATTTTTGTTTGCCCGAACAGGTGGCGGATGAAATTTTAGGGGTGTTAAATTTGACGGAAAAGATTTTATCGGATTTTGGCTTTAGTAAATATGCGGTGAATCTTTCCACTCGTTCCAGTAAATCGGTGGGGAATGATGGGGTGTGGCAATTAGCAACGGATGCTTTGATTACGGCTCTGAATACTAAAGGCTGGGATTATGTGACTGATGAAGGCGGCGGGGCTTTTTATGGTGCCAAAATAGATATTAAACTTCAGGATGCGATCGGTCGATTGTGGCAATGTTCCACGATTCAAGTGGATTTTAATTTGCCCGAAAGATTTAATATGGAATATGTGGCAGCAGATGGTTCCCGGCAACGTGATTATGATTCATCGGGCAATTTTTGGCTCTTTGGAGCGGTTTTTTGGGATTTTAATTGAGAATTATGCGGGAGATTTTCCCCTGTGGTTGGCTCCGGTTCAGGTGCGAGTGTTAGTAGTGAGCGATCGCTTTCGAGATTATGCCCAATCAATTGTCCAAAGTTTAAGGCAGCAGAATATTCGCGCCGAAGTCGATAATACTGGGGAGCGTTTAGGCAAACAAATTCGCAACTCTGAACTGGATAAAATCCCGGTAACAGTGGTGATTGGTCAGCGAGAGTTAGATAATCAGTCTTTGAGTGTGAGAACTCGCTCATTAGGAGATATGGGAACGATGACCCTGCCCCAGTTGACTGAGGAAATATTGCAGGCGATCGCCAACAAATTCTCAAGTTATTAATCTAATGGTTTGAGAGTTAAAGTCAGGCTGAAATCAGATACATTGAGAGATGTCCTCAACAGGGAATAGGGGATGAAAACCCAATTCCCTGTTAGGGTCAAAAAATCACTAAAAACCAACTACTTTATCGGCTGCTAAAATCAAGCTAGGGATATCCTGGTTTTCCTGTGCGAATTGAGCGCCAGTCCGCAAAGAAGCAGCGGTTATTCCGGCGGCTTCAGCACAGACCGGACAAACCATTACCTTGCCTCCAGCGGCGACAAAATCATCATACATTTGAGCCAAGGTCATCGGACCACTACCCCAGCGCAAGTCTAAGGGTTGATTTATAGAGGCAATTCTCACCCCCTCCAAAGTCAAAACCAGCGTCACCTGAGCGCCCCGTTTTTGCAGATTTGTGCCTAATTTCAAAGCCATGAAAGCCGCATGAAGGTCATCGGTGCTATGAGTCAGGTGCATGATGATATTTTGCCCCTCACCCCTGGTTTGGGATTGTCCGACTTGGGTCTGATGTTGAGCGGCGGCGGTGCGGGAAAGGTTGACCGACGGCTCTGCCAAAACTGCCAAACAGCTAAGTGTGGCGATCGCCAACCCCAGATGTGTTTTTCTCATGGAACCTCACTTGAAAATGCTTTAGAAATCGTGAATCGACTAGCAAATTTTAACGAGTTGGAGTAGCTTTGAACAACTGAACCACTTTCGCTTTAGATTTCTCTGCGGACTGAGGTGTTGAATTATCTCGCACGGCGCGAAACATCCCAAACCGACACAACCCGACACCAAATGCCAAACGCATCAGCAGTATCGTTGGCACTTCTCGCAAAGACTTGATAAATCCCGAAACCCCAAATAGCCATAATCCTTTAGGTCGAGCAATTCCTTGCCAGATAGAATCCAGCCAAGAAGGCAGGGTTTCTGCGGTCCAGTCTGCGGTGGCGACTTCCCCAGAGAGCAACCCAGTCTCCTCTATCAGTTCGGCAAACCCTTCAATGCTAGAGAAAGCCGGATGGGACCACTGATCGAGCAGTTGACGCATGACTAGTTTTTCCCAGAAATTTAGGGGCTGTTGGCGATCGTCTCTTTGATTCCAGTCCGCTACCACCAGCACTCCACCGGGTTTTAACACCCGCATCATCTCCCGCGCATATTGGGCTTTATCGGGCATATGGGGTCCGGCTTCAATCGACCAAACCACGTCAAAACTGGCATCGGGGAAAGATAATGCCAAGGCATCATCTACCTGAAACCGTGCATTGAGGTCGGTTGGGGTCAGCTCCTGAGCGCGTTTGACTTGCGCAGGAGAGATGGTAATACCTGTGACAGCAAAACCATAATCTCGCGCTAGAATCCGACTACTGCCACCGATACCACAACCCACATCTAAAACTGTTGTGCCGGTTGGCAGGCGGTCTAATCCCCCCCAACGGACCATTTC contains:
- a CDS encoding methyltransferase domain-containing protein, with translation MFNLILITLGFLLFTLLLGLGLYLLSPRKYQSADSVANSYDDWTNDGILEFYWGEHIHLGHYGSPPQPKDFLKAKEDFVHEMVRWGGLDRLPTGTTVLDVGCGIGGSSRILARDYGFAVTGITISPAQVKRAQELTPTDLNARFQVDDALALSFPDASFDVVWSIEAGPHMPDKAQYAREMMRVLKPGGVLVVADWNQRDDRQQPLNFWEKLVMRQLLDQWSHPAFSSIEGFAELIEETGLLSGEVATADWTAETLPSWLDSIWQGIARPKGLWLFGVSGFIKSLREVPTILLMRLAFGVGLCRFGMFRAVRDNSTPQSAEKSKAKVVQLFKATPTR
- the folE gene encoding GTP cyclohydrolase I FolE, translated to MNFTKRQIEVICDRPISLPPVSEAEMQQAVRTLLLGMGEDPDREGLRDTPKRVVKALKFLTSGYHQSLDELLNGAVFHEDTNEMVLVRDIDLFSSCEHHILPILGRAHVAYIPNGKVIGLSKIARICEMYARRLQVQERLTQQIADALQGLLKPQGVAVVVEATHMCMVMRGVQKPGSWTVTSSMQGVFANDAKTRQEFMNLIRHSPSFH
- a CDS encoding DsrE family protein; translation: MRKTHLGLAIATLSCLAVLAEPSVNLSRTAAAQHQTQVGQSQTRGEGQNIIMHLTHSTDDLHAAFMALKLGTNLQKRGAQVTLVLTLEGVRIASINQPLDLRWGSGPMTLAQMYDDFVAAGGKVMVCPVCAEAAGITAASLRTGAQFAQENQDIPSLILAADKVVGF
- a CDS encoding metallophosphoesterase, which gives rise to MNQWAILSGIEGNLAALEAVMANIRPSSRGVSDLYILGDVVGLRGNNRAVIERLQSPRRGEPQPLVCTGWWEEQCFSLHGLSGLPDAPELMAKFGGDGVQRLWESLSRSDVQWLRSQPGGFHELDCLLIHGSTVSYADELTPDTPAIQLCDRLIRADANTLFCGRSGLCFKCVVEPSQLRSTVITLDGTQEPQEQGKTPRRVVGVGSVGRNPGQATYTLYNPGNNSVTFKTVAYNNVKDPCYR
- a CDS encoding His/Gly/Thr/Pro-type tRNA ligase C-terminal domain-containing protein, whose translation is MVPGNVIMIHRAIFGSLERFFGILIENYAGDFPLWLAPVQVRVLVVSDRFRDYAQSIVQSLRQQNIRAEVDNTGERLGKQIRNSELDKIPVTVVIGQRELDNQSLSVRTRSLGDMGTMTLPQLTEEILQAIANKFSSY
- a CDS encoding GTP-binding protein, with protein sequence MAVDLKSMDFPKRGMPVTIITGFLGSGKTTLLNHILQNRQDLKVAVLVNEFGDINIDSQLLVTVDTDMLELSNGCICCTINDSLVDAVYSVLERSDRIDYLVVETTGVADPLPIALTFLGTELRDLTRLDSILTLVDAETFTPAHFDSSAAFNQIAYGDIILLNKTDLATPEQVADLEDYIATVKAGARILHSQHGKVPLPLILDVGLSDSDIYSQVEESEEEHHHEHHHEHHHEHGEECTHEHHHEHHHHHSHHLENDGFVSVSFQSDRPFLVDKFEWFLQEEMPTDVFRAKGLLWFKESPDRQVFQLSGKRFEIQADDWLQQKSNQLVFIGRNLNATVIREQLEACLEPLPSPQTPLPKR
- a CDS encoding GTP-binding protein, with the translated sequence MTAPTIIAVAGASGSGKTTWISQELERKSPAACVYICPGLGEVSVDLALIGYCYPKVKVLSESQIPLVQMLPEDTVIFLEIGFHLNLNIPFLSSFPCHRVAVVPPDLQQSEWHDWALELVPGNAIATPNMANPPQVWCTSLTGQVFDAPSLDEILIEITGGAYGNVHRLKGIFELPDGRAFFVDFVQGSKGIAYRELPIPLWLEGRPDRPSGIEVIGWQLELQAIAQAILDSCLSAAAIDYYQEQYKTLNQEEEPIT
- a CDS encoding metallophosphoesterase; its protein translation is MKLAVISCIHGNFEALNAVLSDIDSQKADQIYCLGDLVGYGPHPNEVVEMIRSLDIPTCQGCWDEDIVEGLNACECSYPSQLAEKRSRLAHEWTNQVIKPEVRVALAQLPMSLRQGNLCFVHGSPNSQHEYLLPSMDGFAALERVLSTEADVLFCGHTHVPYVRELENATLKVTVHNPGQSKTQHHFTTPLKRIVNAGSVGEPRHGRPNATYVLYDTETTQVTMREVPYDYQKTCAAIIESGLPAIFAWRLARGMEFAERADDPDHVCQR